Part of the Deinococcus aerophilus genome is shown below.
CGGTCCTGCTTGCCGACGAATCGGTGTGCGTGGGCCCGCCCGCCAGCAACGCCTCGTACCTGAACATTCCCAACATCCTCTCGGCGGCGCTGATGACCGGCGCCGAGGCAATTCACCCCGGCTACGGCTTCATGGCCGAGAACCCTGATTTTGCCGAGATGTGCCGTGAACATGGGCTGGTCTTCATTGGCCCCACGCCCGAGAGCATGCGCGCCCTGGGCAGCAAGGCGGGCGGCCGGGAGATCGCCGCCGCCTCCAAGGTGCCGGTGGTGCCGGGGACCGGCGTGCTTCAGGACCTGGACGCCGCCATCCTGGCCGCCAAGCAGATCGGCTATCCGGTGCTGCTCAAAGCCAGTGCCGGCGGCGGCGGGCGCGGTCAGAAGGTCATCCGTACCCAGGACGAGCTCAAGAAGGGCTTCGATCAGGCCCGCGAGGAAGCCCGGCTGTACTTCAGCGACCCGGCGCTGATCATGGAGAAGTTCCTGGAGGAATTCCGGCACGTGGAGGTGCAGGTGATGGGCGACGGCACCGGCCACGTCATCCACATCGGCGAGCGTGACTGTTCCATCCAGCGGCGCAACCAGAAGCTGATCGAGGAGGCGCCCAGCACCCTGCCCGACAGCCTGCGTCAGGAGATCCTGGCGGCGGGCGTGCGGCTCGCGCAGCACGTCAACTACGCCGGGGCGGGAACGCTGGAATTCATCGTGGACCGCGACGGCAACTACTACTTCATGGAGATGAACACCCGCATTCAGGTCGAGCACTGCGTCAGTGAAATGATCAGCGGCCTCGATCTGGTGCGCATGCAGCTGGAGATCGCCTCGGGTCACGGCCTGAAGCTCAAGCAGGAAGACGTGAAACTGCGCGGCCACGCCATCGAATGCCGCCTGAACGCCGAGGACCCCGACAAGGACTTCCGGCCGGCGGCGGGCAAGATCGACGACGTGCATTTTGCGGGCGGCCCCGGCGTGCGGGTGGACAGCCACGCGTATACCGGCTACGTGATCCCACCGCACTACGACAGCCTGATCGGCAAGCTGATCGTGCACCATGACGACCGCGCCGAGGCGATTGCCCGCATGAAGCGCGCCCTGGAAGAAACCGTGATCCAGGGTCCCAAAACCACCATTCCGCTGTACATCAAGATCATGGACAACCCCTTTTACAAGCGGGGCGCGGTCATGACCAACTTCCTGAAAACGCGCATGGACATGTAGAGCCTGCAGGAACGCAAAGCGAGAACACCCGGCTTGACACCGGGTGTTCTCGCTTGTGCGGCGGACGCTCAGTTGAAATCGAACAGGCTGCGGCCTTCCTTCTCCCGGTCCTCGGCCACCTTGCCCAGGATGAAGAAGGTCGGGGCCCAGTGGCCCAGGAACAGACCGTCGCGTTCCTTGACGTCCTGTTTTTTGCCGTCTTCCGCCTTGCCCTTCAGGAAGTTGCCGGCCGACAGCAGGATGGAGGCGTAACCGAGGATGTACAGCACGTTGGAAAATTTCATGCGGTCACTGTCGCCTGTGGCCGGGAACCCGAAGGTAAGCCCCCCGCTAATCTCAGGATTGCATGGAGGCTTCTTGACCGAATCGTAAATGACCTGTGGCGCGGCCTTCTTCCGGAAGGGGCCTTCTCCGTCACATCACCCGTGGGGCCCTGCCGGGACCGCCCGGACGGAGTGGCCGCGCTGTGCAGCAAAGAGGGACAGCAGTTGAGACCACACGAGGCCAGGAACTCCGG
Proteins encoded:
- the accC gene encoding acetyl-CoA carboxylase biotin carboxylase subunit; amino-acid sequence: MFKKILIANRGEIALRVIRTARELGVQTVVVYSTADEKSLPVLLADESVCVGPPASNASYLNIPNILSAALMTGAEAIHPGYGFMAENPDFAEMCREHGLVFIGPTPESMRALGSKAGGREIAAASKVPVVPGTGVLQDLDAAILAAKQIGYPVLLKASAGGGGRGQKVIRTQDELKKGFDQAREEARLYFSDPALIMEKFLEEFRHVEVQVMGDGTGHVIHIGERDCSIQRRNQKLIEEAPSTLPDSLRQEILAAGVRLAQHVNYAGAGTLEFIVDRDGNYYFMEMNTRIQVEHCVSEMISGLDLVRMQLEIASGHGLKLKQEDVKLRGHAIECRLNAEDPDKDFRPAAGKIDDVHFAGGPGVRVDSHAYTGYVIPPHYDSLIGKLIVHHDDRAEAIARMKRALEETVIQGPKTTIPLYIKIMDNPFYKRGAVMTNFLKTRMDM